The following proteins come from a genomic window of Henningerozyma blattae CBS 6284 chromosome 4, complete genome:
- the TBLA0D02730 gene encoding uncharacterized protein (similar to Saccharomyces cerevisiae VHS1 (YDR247W) and SKS1 (YPL026C); ancestral locus Anc_8.477): protein MTCHKHSAIHCRINNYTLTEQVGSGAYGLVFRAIDTHVPTYRSGQVANTVAIKAVLKKNVNGDRTLDDATKTRYLTHQLYSYFQANHSSLFLKSIDLDLLADEYNPKTIEWIRKCPFLREVSLQLRVNHLQHVVHVHKVLDSPVATFIVMDYYPLDLFTSIVDCKHFAKNPFLIKKVFVQLALTILNCAQLGVFHCDIKPENVLLDSQFNVKLCDFGLATTQRVLPANVSVGSSYYMAPEKIQNSAVPSVPYYYRTELGDIWSLGIILINLTCVRNPWLQADSQADHTFRCYTRDSSVLSRILPISPQLNSLLADILSLNPDKRPSLSELIYRVLHIDCLAPQGTPLGAERVPVFNSLYDIGPLDDYLGLQDLSIRSVSISSASSTYISPLASPKSSNNNDNSNNTSTTNLLNYKAHANSNLHSHSVSPSPSFLSNGSSIISLDSLSIHDTKYTTAQTHRNNDWINWNNNANKMILN from the coding sequence ATGACCTGCCACAAACACTCTGCCATACACTGCAGAATAAACAACTATACCTTGACTGAACAGGTTGGTTCAGGCGCTTACGGTCTTGTGTTTCGTGCCATAGACACTCATGTGCCCACTTACCGTAGTGGCCAAGTCGCCAATACAGTCGCCATTAAGGCTGTTCTCAAGAAGAATGTCAATGGTGATCGTACGTTGGATGACGCCACAAAGACTAGGTACTTGACTCATCAGCTTTATTCATACTTCCAAGCAAACCATAGCAGTCTGTTTTTGAAATCGATCGATTTGGATCTTTTAGCAGATGAATACAACCCAAAGACTATAGAATGGATCAGAAAGTGTCCGTTTCTAAGAGAGGTCTCATTACAACTACGTGTGAACCATCTACAGCATGTTGTTCATGTGCACAAGGTTCTTGATTCGCCCGTGGCCACTTTTATCGTGATGGATTATTACCCGCTGGACTTATTCACTTCCATTGTCGATTGCAAGCATTTTGCCAAAAAcccatttttaattaaaaaagtgTTTGTTCAGTTGGCTTTGACTATCTTGAATTGTGCTCAATTGGGTGTTTTCCATTGTGATATTAAGCCAGAAAATGTTTTATTGGATTCTCAATTCAACGTGAAATTGTGTGATTTCGGCTTGGCCACTACTCAAAGAGTTTTACCGGCAAATGTCTCTGTGGGGTCCTCTTATTATATGGCTCCAGAAAAGATTCAAAACTCAGCTGTACCATCCGTACCCTATTATTACCGTACCGAACTTGGTGATATTTGGTCTCTAGGGATCATTCTAATCAACTTGACATGTGTCCGTAACCCATGGTTACAAGCTGATTCTCAAGCAGATCACACTTTCCGTTGTTATACTCGTGATTCTTCTGTATTGAGTCGTATTCTACCAATATCACCACAGTTGAACTCACTACTAGCTGATATTTTGAGTTTGAACCCTGACAAACGTCCTTCATTGAGTGAATTGATATATAGAGTCTTGCACATTGATTGTTTGGCTCCACAGGGAACTCCATTGGGTGCAGAACGTGTGCCTgtattcaattcattatatGATATTGGTCCCTTGGATGATTATTTGGGATTACAAGATCTCTCTATACGCTCTGTTTCCATATCGTCTGCTTCTTCAACGTACATTTCACCTTTGGCATCACCAAAGagtagtaataataatgataacaGCAATAACACTAGTACTACAAACCTACTTAATTATAAAGCCCATGCTAATTCGAATCTACATTCCCATTCCGTCTCTCCATCTCCTTCTTTTCTCTCAAATGGATCCAGTATTATCTCTCTGGATTCATTGAGTATACATGATACAAAATATACAACCGCCCAAACCCATAGAAATAACGATTGGATCAATTGGAACAACAATGCAAATAAAATGATACTCAATTAG
- the RMI1 gene encoding Rmi1p (similar to Saccharomyces cerevisiae RMI1 (YPL024W); ancestral locus Anc_8.475), with protein MSSIISQDITTCTTNIPPNSTTNSPRDRQILDALNNDEPDWLLTSPNNSTSGLKRLNQPLLFQILMVENISMSKLSIIDTINSNINPNSIKVDTMKNKNRKLINQINDNDSNINDDQINSNNISSANSTFKLTLQSKSGNIYFATNSIPLPWINCPLGSKIILNKNIIIINGNTFLIKSNSDFTFLGGIIINYNENKDLKQLNYLNSKLQRSTNTNTNTNTNTNTNTQSRKRRQSQTVE; from the coding sequence ATGTCTTCGATCATATCACAAGATATAACTACTTGTACCACAAACATTCCACCAAATTCTACTACTAATTCGCCTAGGGATCGACAAATCTTAGATGCTTTAAACAATGATGAGCCTGATTGGCTGCTCACTTCTCCAAATAATTCGACCTCTGGCttaaaaagattaaatcaacccttattatttcaaatattaatggtagaaaatatttcaatgtccaaattatcaataatagatactattaattcaaatataaatccaaattcaattaaagtagatactatgaaaaataaaaatagaaaattaataaatcaaatcaatgataatgattccAATATAAATGACgatcaaataaattcaaataatatttcatctGCTAATTCCACTTTTAAATTAACTCTTCAATCAAAATCAGGTAACATTTATTTTGCAACAAATTCTATTCCATTACCTTGGATTAATTGTCCCTTAGGCtctaaaattattttaaataaaaatatcattatcattaatggTAAcacttttttaataaaatcaaattcagATTTCACGTTCTTAGGaggaattattattaattataatgaaaacaaagatttaaaacaattaaattatttaaattcaaaattacaaagatctacaaatacaaatacaaatacaaatacaaatacaaatacaaatacacAATCCAGGAAAAGAAGACAATCACAAACTGTGGAATAA
- the TRS23 gene encoding TRAPP subunit TRS23 (similar to Saccharomyces cerevisiae TRS23 (YDR246W); ancestral locus Anc_8.476): MKLAQALLIINKSGGLIYKKDLNGANNNPGSKNGNEYLIFASTLHSVFAIVSQLTPKSIQLGESGNSDVHGDDIIEHVPYIPPGSNDELGSGNSNNNNGKGTLGNNNNLGSYHGTDFFSSGFRSWSRGGVRQIETDALEIYVYQTLTGARFVLVNTRSPAAQSAHVITRIHTADNLLRRVHCLYGDYVMKDPFYALEMPIKNSLFDAAVTTLVAQY, translated from the coding sequence ATGAAATTAGCACAAGCTCTATTGATTATCAACAAGTCTGGTGGGTTGATCTACAAGAAGGATCTGAACGGTGCAAACAACAACCCTGGCAGTAAAAACGGTAACGAGTACCTGATCTTTGCCAGTACTTTACACTCTGTGTTTGCCATTGTATCTCAATTGACACCCAAATCCATCCAGCTTGGTGAAAGCGGCAATAGTGACGTTCATGGCGATGATATCATCGAGCACGTACCTTATATCCCACCAGGAAGCAACGATGAACTTGGTAGCGGCAAtagcaacaacaacaacgGCAAGGGTACCCTGggtaacaataataacctGGGTAGTTACCATGGCACAGATTTCTTCTCCTCCGGGTTCCGTAGTTGGAGCAGAGGAGGCGTACGCCAAATAGAAACCGATGCATTGGAAATATACGTCTACCAGACATTAACAGGAGCACGATTTGTTCTTGTAAACACACGTAGTCCTGCCGCACAGAGCGCGCACGTGATCACACGCATCCACACGGCAGACAACCTCTTACGCCGTGTGCACTGCCTGTACGGTGACTACGTCATGAAGGACCCTTTCTATGCCCTGGAGATGCCCATCAAGAACAGTCTGTTCGATGCAGCAGTGACCACGCTGGTCGCTCAGTACTAG
- the SUV3 gene encoding ATP-dependent RNA helicase SUV3 (similar to Saccharomyces cerevisiae SUV3 (YPL029W); ancestral locus Anc_8.480), with protein sequence MQKILLPSCKLYYKFISKLSFKQYRCIHAKAIFENTNWIKNNIHLSKAVRSESGIKSKTIPITLNKKYLKPTSIYIKDQSFKELLDSGLSNIYNEHIVGCPKKEREFKNKAWGKLRSYLYNQLNVKTLNTPSEFVMDLFKVIDIKEPDTLLLQLLNMHKIEDNVWVNILGIDNKSITSNLKCQYILNGMYNFIYNQEIIPNCEPAIDTDIDISNPAEWFPEARKLKRTIVLHLGPTNSGKTYRALQTLKSSGNGYYAGPLRLLAREVYDRFKAEGFRCNLLTGEEVIQDLDKMGNPAGITSGTIEMVPLHRNFDIAVFDEIQMMADPDRGWAWTIALLGVQAREVHLCGEKSALPLLKELVKMTGDNLVINEYERLGKLTVEKNPLNNNFALLEKGDCIVAFSKKKILDLKLEIEKRTKLKVAVVYGSLPPETRIQQANLFNSGTYDVVVASDAIGMGLNLAIRRVVFTTNMKFNGKEMESLTSSNIKQIGGRAGRFKADCNKEDIRGYITATDRYVLASVNNGIEAPIEYLTACCIWPTDEICNNIMKQLPSGTLMSELFEKISILLDKKYNKFFKLSDLSNKLKVIKTMEKLNNISFSEKLRLCNAPMKDFPLTKDAFKLFCETISRGETKSILSYPLPFKILTYDKINDDKDKEYSLEQYEAMYSIFTLYSWLHNRYPNYFIDIESVNEMRLFCEMIIFAKLDNLKKNPYNKFMNFKKTLFNRRYFNNDDRNQYYIPNKDIKYRRFQRVKKISTK encoded by the coding sequence AtgcaaaaaatattacttccgtcttgtaaattatattataaatttatatccAAATTAAGCTTTAAGCAATATCGATGTATTCATGCTAAAGCTATTTTTGAGAACACAAATTggattaaaaataatattcatctAAGTAAAGCAGTACGATCGGAATCAGGCATAAAATCTAAAACTATCCCAATTACGctgaataaaaaatatttgaaacccactagtatatatattaaggACCAATCCttcaaagaattattagattcaggtttatctaatatttataaCGAACATATTGTTGGCTGTCCTAAGAAGGAAagagaatttaaaaataaagcatGGGGAAAACTTCGAAGTTATTTATACAACCAATTAAATGTAAAGACATTAAACACTCCATCTGAATTTGTAATggatttatttaaagtaattgatattaaagaaCCAGATACTTTACTTTTacaattattgaatatgCATAAAATTGAAGACAACGTTTGGGTCAATATTTTAGgcattgataataaatcaattacttccaatttaaaatgccaatatattttaaatgggatgtataattttatttataatcaagaaattattccaaattGTGAACCAGCTATTGACAcagatattgatatttctaATCCTGCAGAATGGTTTCCTGAAGCTAGAAAATTAAAGCGTACAATTGTTTTACATCTTGGTCCTACTAACTCTGGTAAGACGTATAGAGCATTACAAACATTGAAATCTTCTGGTAATGGCTATTATGCCGGTCCCTTGCGTTTACTTGCACGAGAAGTATATGATAGATTCAAAGCTGAAGGGTTTAGATGTAATTTGTTGACTGGTGAAGAAGTCATTCAAGATTTGGATAAGATGGGTAATCCAGCAGGCATTACATCAGGTACTATTGAGATGGTTCCCTTACATCGGAATTTCGATATTGCTGTATTTGATGAAATACAAATGATGGCAGATCCTGATCGTGGTTGGGCATGGACTATTGCATTATTGGGTGTACAAGCTAGAGAAGTTCATCTATGTGGTGAAAAGAGTGCCTTACCATTACTAAAGGAACTTGTTAAAATGACTGGAGACAATTTGGTGattaatgaatatgaaaGATTAGGTAAATTAACTGTGGAAAAAAATCCacttaataataactttgcattattagaaaaaggGGATTGTATTGTTGccttttctaaaaaaaaaattctggatttaaaattagaaattgaaaaacgTACCAAGCTAAAAGTTGCAGTAGTTTATGGATCATTACCACCTGAGACGAGAATTCAACAAgccaatttatttaattctggGACTTATGATGTAGTAGTGGCTAGTGATGCTATTGGTATGGGATTAAATTTAGCTATTCGAAGAGTTGTTTTTACCACAAATATGAAATTCAATGGTAAAGAAATGGAATCATTAACATCatctaatattaaacaaattGGTGGTAGAGCAGGACGTTTCAAAGCGGATTGTAATAAAGAAGACATTAGAGGGTATATTACAGCTACAGATCGATATGTTTTAGCCTCTGTTAATAATGGTATTGAAGCACCTATTGAATACTTAACGGCATGCTGTATTTGGCCTACTGATgaaatttgtaataatattatgaaaCAATTACCTTCTGGTACTTTAATGagtgaattatttgaaaaaatatctattttattggataaaaaatataataaatttttcaaattatcaGATTTATCTAACAAATTGAAAGTTATTAAAACTatggaaaaattaaataatatttcatttagTGAAAAATTGAGATTATGTAATGCGCCAATGAAAGATTTCCCGTTGACTAAAGATgcttttaaattattttgtgaAACAATTTCTAGGGGGGAAACCAAGAGTATCTTATCGTACCCATTACCATTTAAGATTTTGACTTACGATAAGATCAATGATGATAAGGATAAAGAGTATTCTTTGGAACAATATGAAGCGATGTATAGCATATTTACGTTATATTCATGGTTACACAACCGGTACcctaattattttattgatattgaatCGGTGAATGAGATGAGATTATTTTGTGAGATGATTATCTTTGCTAAATTggataatttaaagaagaatccttataataaatttatgaatTTTAAGAAGACTTTGTTTAAtagaagatattttaataatgatgatagaaatcaatattatatacCGAATAAGgatattaaatatagaaGGTTTCAAAGAGTAAAGAAGATATCAACAAAGTAA